The following coding sequences lie in one Pontibacter sp. G13 genomic window:
- the dnaE gene encoding DNA polymerase III subunit alpha: protein MPQFVHLHNHTEFSLLDGAAKISDMTKKAATLGMSHIAITDHGNMFGVPKFVLAARKQGIKPIVGCEFYITAGDATKKIKGDKRYHQIMWAKNQQGYQNLVKLCSYGFTDGYYYKPRIDKEILKQHTEGLIASTCCLAGEVNRAFIEQGEAAGEEKLKEYLEIFGHENYYVEVQRHTLGDMDKCNEWLLRMAKKHDLKVIATNDVHYVNQEDSEAHDLLLALQTQSDYANPKRFRFTDDKGRLNPRFYFKSQDEMLETFQDIPWALDNTVELAERCSFEMNLSGDMILPQYQVPSQYQDMDDYLKAMVWERVPRRYTEVTAEIQERIDTELMIIKRMGYAGYFLIVQSFTTVARERGVYVGPGRGSAAGSVIAYILGIIDIDPLTYDLLFERFLNPERVSPPDIDIDFDDEGRQEVIDYVVSEYGRKSVSQVITYGTMGAKTALRDVGRTLGIPLAEVNRIAKMIPDKPGMTFKKALDGEKNPDHAEELAQMFKSQDPLVNKMMRFAKTLEGTARHTGVHACAVIIAPSDLTNYAPVSMAKDDTMVTQYDGPMAEMCGLLKMDFLGLKTLSILKTAIKLAKQNHGVDIDPEQIDITDEETYALYQRGDTVATFQFESDGMRKYLRQLLPTNIEDLIAMNALYRPGPMDNIPSFVNRKHGREPLIYPHDMLEPILKNTYGIMVYQEQIMQVARTMGGYSLGGADLLRRAMGKKKMDIMAKEKVNFVAGAEKNGVDKKTAEDVFALMEKFASYGFNKCLTGETLIFDAETGQRHRIEDLYARTAKIQAVATLETEAGKIRKGFVSDIMDNGIKPVYELTTALGKKIRATANHPFFTEDGWKRLDELEIDQPIATPGRLPIVGDYKASVEEIEDMAQYAARTASILSDAELPEFIETWHTESLAWMLAKIIQIQGMPAHPSGSWRMHTVSESMARQWVHFFLRLGIVAGLRKMPRMRNWEIWISGTRNLQRFESSLGAYLEHHFIAPSVPHRAPQAAQVAGTPQGGHATPAATAVVAPDTDEMMPPVWEGDICWDPVVSIEYIGERRTYDLEVPDTHNFSANDLIVHNSHAAAYSILAFRTAFMKAHYPSEYMAAVLTHNVSDIKKITFFIEECRRMGIEVLPPNINESQQLFSVDSDGQIRFGLAAIKGVGSNVVAALIKDRTENGKFESLFDLTTRIPKRTLNRKTMESLVYAGALDCFNVDRFRYFLPVSNKDSATILDKAIQYGAKVQEEKASAQVSLFGGGDGMGAGLQEPKIPAGTMNDGLILEAWTELEKLNYEKEMIGFFLSGHPLDKYKWQMGSFTTCSLSDLENQKNRDVRVAGIVTNARERISRRGTHFMTFTLEDFSGSLELSLFGEQYERLRSVVRADEMLYVTGAYQPRRFDPNEFEFRIHEMRIMSEELFEGMIKNLTLEFYNSELTPEKVEKLETLFAEYAGDKSLIFRIKDPKLHADIKLLSSEFQIAPAQGLIDALGEMDIKWRFH, encoded by the coding sequence ATGCCACAATTTGTCCATCTCCACAACCACACGGAATTCTCGCTGCTAGATGGAGCCGCGAAAATCTCCGATATGACCAAGAAGGCTGCCACGCTCGGAATGTCCCATATTGCCATCACTGACCACGGCAATATGTTTGGCGTTCCCAAATTCGTGTTGGCAGCTCGAAAGCAAGGGATCAAACCCATCGTAGGCTGCGAATTCTACATTACCGCTGGAGATGCCACCAAGAAAATCAAGGGAGACAAGCGCTACCACCAGATCATGTGGGCCAAAAACCAGCAAGGGTACCAGAACTTGGTCAAGCTCTGCTCATACGGGTTTACTGATGGATATTACTACAAGCCTCGGATCGACAAGGAGATTCTGAAACAACATACAGAGGGATTGATCGCTTCCACTTGCTGCCTGGCCGGTGAGGTCAACCGGGCATTCATCGAGCAAGGAGAAGCCGCTGGCGAGGAGAAACTCAAGGAATATCTCGAGATCTTTGGGCATGAGAATTATTATGTGGAAGTGCAGCGACACACCCTCGGAGACATGGACAAATGTAACGAGTGGTTGCTGCGAATGGCCAAGAAACACGATCTGAAGGTCATCGCCACCAATGATGTCCATTACGTCAATCAAGAAGATAGTGAAGCACATGACCTCCTGTTGGCACTTCAGACCCAATCCGATTATGCCAACCCCAAACGATTCAGATTTACCGATGACAAAGGACGCCTGAATCCCCGCTTCTACTTCAAATCACAGGATGAGATGCTGGAGACATTTCAGGACATCCCGTGGGCTTTGGACAATACCGTGGAATTGGCGGAGCGGTGTTCCTTCGAAATGAATCTGTCCGGCGATATGATTCTCCCGCAGTATCAGGTACCGTCCCAATACCAAGATATGGACGACTACCTCAAGGCCATGGTCTGGGAACGGGTGCCGAGGCGATATACGGAAGTTACTGCCGAGATTCAGGAGCGGATCGATACGGAATTGATGATTATCAAACGAATGGGATATGCAGGTTACTTCCTCATTGTCCAGTCGTTTACCACGGTGGCGCGTGAAAGAGGGGTTTATGTGGGTCCCGGTCGTGGATCAGCGGCGGGCAGTGTGATTGCCTACATTTTGGGGATTATCGATATTGACCCGCTGACCTATGATTTGCTCTTCGAACGATTCCTCAATCCAGAGCGGGTTTCCCCTCCAGATATTGATATTGACTTTGATGATGAAGGTCGCCAGGAGGTCATTGACTATGTGGTCTCTGAGTATGGCCGGAAATCCGTGAGTCAGGTGATCACTTACGGTACGATGGGTGCCAAAACCGCTTTGCGTGATGTAGGGCGTACATTGGGCATTCCATTGGCAGAGGTAAATCGAATTGCCAAGATGATTCCGGACAAGCCCGGCATGACCTTTAAGAAGGCATTGGACGGTGAGAAAAACCCCGATCACGCGGAGGAACTGGCCCAGATGTTCAAAAGCCAAGATCCGTTGGTCAACAAGATGATGCGATTCGCCAAAACCTTGGAAGGTACAGCGAGGCACACTGGGGTCCACGCTTGTGCAGTGATCATCGCTCCAAGTGACTTGACAAACTACGCCCCGGTCTCGATGGCCAAGGATGACACGATGGTCACCCAATACGATGGCCCGATGGCGGAAATGTGTGGCCTCTTGAAGATGGACTTTTTGGGACTCAAGACCCTCTCCATCCTGAAGACTGCCATCAAACTCGCCAAGCAGAACCACGGGGTGGATATCGACCCCGAGCAGATCGATATCACCGACGAAGAAACCTATGCACTCTATCAGCGAGGGGACACGGTAGCGACCTTCCAATTTGAGTCCGATGGGATGCGCAAATATCTCCGCCAGCTGCTGCCCACCAACATTGAGGACCTGATTGCGATGAACGCCTTGTACCGTCCGGGACCGATGGACAATATCCCGTCCTTCGTCAATCGGAAGCATGGTCGCGAGCCGCTCATTTACCCACACGACATGTTGGAGCCGATCCTGAAGAATACCTACGGGATCATGGTTTATCAGGAGCAAATTATGCAGGTTGCCCGGACGATGGGTGGTTACTCGCTAGGAGGTGCGGATTTGCTTCGCCGTGCGATGGGTAAGAAGAAGATGGACATCATGGCCAAGGAGAAGGTCAATTTTGTCGCAGGTGCCGAGAAAAACGGCGTGGACAAAAAGACGGCCGAAGATGTCTTTGCCTTGATGGAGAAGTTTGCCTCGTATGGTTTCAACAAATGCCTGACGGGGGAAACGCTCATTTTCGACGCAGAAACGGGTCAGCGTCATCGCATCGAGGATCTGTATGCAAGGACTGCCAAGATTCAAGCGGTTGCCACTCTGGAAACTGAAGCTGGCAAAATTCGAAAAGGCTTCGTCTCTGATATCATGGACAATGGCATCAAGCCTGTCTATGAGCTCACCACTGCCCTTGGCAAGAAAATTCGCGCTACCGCCAATCACCCATTCTTCACAGAAGATGGTTGGAAGCGCCTCGACGAACTTGAAATCGACCAGCCTATCGCCACACCCGGTAGATTGCCGATTGTCGGGGATTACAAAGCTTCGGTGGAGGAAATCGAGGATATGGCGCAATATGCGGCCCGAACCGCCAGCATCCTCTCTGATGCAGAACTGCCTGAATTCATCGAAACTTGGCACACGGAATCTCTCGCTTGGATGCTCGCCAAGATCATCCAAATCCAAGGAATGCCCGCGCATCCTAGTGGAAGCTGGAGGATGCATACCGTCAGCGAATCCATGGCGCGTCAATGGGTACATTTCTTCCTGCGCCTTGGAATCGTGGCTGGACTCCGCAAAATGCCCCGCATGCGCAACTGGGAGATCTGGATCTCTGGAACCCGGAACCTCCAGCGTTTTGAATCTTCATTGGGGGCCTATCTGGAACATCACTTCATCGCACCATCTGTGCCGCACAGAGCACCTCAGGCGGCTCAGGTAGCCGGGACTCCTCAGGGGGGACATGCTACGCCAGCCGCTACCGCTGTGGTGGCGCCAGATACAGATGAAATGATGCCTCCTGTCTGGGAAGGGGATATTTGTTGGGACCCAGTCGTGTCCATCGAGTATATCGGTGAGCGTCGTACCTATGACCTAGAGGTGCCCGACACACACAATTTCTCCGCCAATGATTTGATCGTTCACAACAGCCACGCAGCAGCATATTCCATCCTCGCGTTCCGGACTGCCTTCATGAAGGCGCATTATCCGTCCGAGTACATGGCAGCCGTCCTCACGCACAACGTGAGCGATATCAAGAAGATCACCTTCTTCATCGAAGAATGCCGGCGGATGGGCATTGAGGTTTTGCCTCCGAATATCAATGAATCACAGCAACTCTTCTCGGTAGACAGCGATGGTCAAATTCGGTTTGGACTGGCTGCGATCAAAGGGGTAGGGTCAAATGTCGTCGCGGCCTTGATCAAGGACCGCACTGAAAATGGCAAATTTGAATCCCTGTTTGACCTGACCACGCGGATTCCAAAGCGGACCCTGAACCGGAAGACGATGGAATCGCTGGTTTATGCCGGAGCTTTGGACTGCTTCAATGTGGATCGATTCCGGTATTTCCTGCCGGTATCCAACAAGGATTCCGCAACCATCCTCGACAAGGCGATCCAGTACGGTGCCAAGGTGCAGGAGGAAAAAGCATCTGCACAGGTCAGCTTGTTTGGTGGAGGTGATGGTATGGGCGCTGGTCTGCAAGAACCCAAGATTCCGGCCGGTACCATGAATGATGGACTGATTCTGGAGGCCTGGACCGAATTGGAAAAGCTGAACTACGAGAAGGAAATGATCGGATTCTTCCTCTCCGGACACCCGCTCGACAAGTACAAATGGCAGATGGGCTCTTTTACCACCTGTAGCTTGAGTGATCTCGAAAATCAGAAGAACAGGGATGTACGTGTTGCGGGAATCGTCACCAATGCCCGAGAGCGGATTTCACGACGGGGGACGCACTTCATGACGTTCACATTGGAAGATTTCTCTGGTTCATTGGAGTTGTCCTTGTTCGGGGAGCAATACGAAAGGCTGCGGAGTGTCGTCCGCGCAGATGAAATGCTGTATGTGACCGGGGCGTATCAGCCGAGAAGATTTGACCCGAATGAATTTGAATTTCGAATTCACGAGATGCGTATCATGTCCGAAGAGCTATTCGAAGGGATGATCAAAAATCTGACCTTGGAATTTTACAATTCAGAACTTACCCCTGAAAAGGTGGAAAAGCTGGAAACGCTCTTTGCAGAATATGCCGGAGACAAATCGCTCATTTTCCGTATCAAAGACCCCAAACTGCATGCGGATATCAAACTCCTGAGCTCCGAGTTCCAGATTGCTCCTGCACAAGGGTTGATCGATGCACTTGGAGAAATGGACATCAAATGGCGATTCCACTAG